Within Candidatus Methylomirabilota bacterium, the genomic segment GGCCGCCCGGCGTCGCCTTCCTCGACCTGCCGGAGCAGTGGGACCCGAAGTCGCCGTGGCACGACCGGCGCGTGCGCCTGGCGGCGAGCTATGCCCTCGATCGCAGCGCCCTCAACGAGGCAGAGACGCTCGGGCTCTCGCGCCCGACCGGGGCCCTCATCCCGCGGGTGCTGGAGTTCGCGCGCGCGTACGATCCGCTCGCCTACGATCCAGCGCAAGCCAAGAAGCTTCTCGCGGAAGCCGGCTATCCCAACGGCTTCGACGCCGGCGACCTCACCCCGTTCCCTCCGTTCTTCTCGCTGGCCGAGGCGATCGGCAACTACCTCCAGGCGGTGGGCATCCGCACGCGCGTGCGCGCGATGGAGCGCGCCGCGTTCCTCACCGCGTGGCGCGAGCACAAGATCAAGGGCGTCGTCATGGGACTCGGGGCCCCCGCCGGCAACGCGGCGACACGCATCGAGGTCTACGTGACGAAGAACGGCATCTACGCGTCGGGCGTGGTGCCGGAGATCGAGGACCTCTACCAGCGCCAGGCCCGGGAGCTGGACCGGAAGAAGCGCGAGGCCGTGCTGTACCAGATTCAGCAGATCATGCACGACCGGGTGCTGCACGTGCCCATCTACGAGCTGGCCTTCCTCTGGGGCATCGGGCCTCGGGTCGAGGAGGCGTGCGTGGACTGGATCAAGGGCTTCGCCTACTCCGCACCGTATGAGGATCTGAAGGTCAAGGCGCCGCGATAGGAATCGACAGCGAGGGAGACCATGCGCAAGACGATCACGGGCACCGGCGGGATGCTCCTGCTCCAGACGCTGAAGGACGCAGGCGTCGACTACCTCTTCACGAACCCGGGCTCCGCGGAGACCGGGATCTTCGCGGCGCTGGCCGAGGACGGTGATCAGCGGCTCGTGGTCGGCAAGCACGAAGGACTGGTCGCGGCGATGGCCGACGGCTACCACCGCCTGAGCGGCAAGGTCGGCGTCATCATCGCCCACGTGATGGGCGGCTCGTACCAGCTGGCCGGACAGCTCTTCAACGCGCAGGTCGCCGGCTCGTCGCTGCTGGTCATCGCCGGGGACTGGGCGTCCGAGCTCCAGGACTACCGTGGGCTCGCGCCCTTTCCGGGCCTGAGCCAGGCCGAATCGATGCGCCCGTTGACCAAGGAGGCGCGCTGCGCCTACACGGTGCACACGAACCCGGCGGCCATCACCGTCGCCACCATCCGCGCGCTCCGCGAAGCGACCACGCCACCCACCGGCCCGGTGTACCTCTCCATCAGCGCGGCCCTGCTCAATCGGGAGGGCCTCGAGGCGGAGATCGGCGAGGGGGCGCAGTACAAGATCGAGCCGCCGGGGCCGGCGCGCCGGCAGACGGTCGAGGCGATCGCCCGCCGGCTCGGCGAGGCGCAGTGCCCGGTGCTGATGTTCGGCGACGACGTCTGGCGCGACGGTGCCGCGGCCGAGGCCGTGCGCCTGGCCGAGACGCTCGAGGCGCCGGTGTTCAGCACCCGGCAGATCTTCGCGAACTTTCCCTCGCGGCACCCGCTCTACTGCGGCATGTACCCCGTCTCGAAAGAGTTCGAGAAGGTCACCGGTCTCCGACCCGACGTGATCTTCCTCGTCGGGTGTCAGGGCGTGCACGGCAGCGTCGCCGAGCCGTGCGTGATGCAGATCGGGCCGAACCCGCTGCTCATGGGCCGCCACTACCCGCTCGATCTCGCGGCGCAGTGCGAGCTGCGCGAGACGCTGCGGAGCCTCGGCGAGGCGCTCATGCGCCTGCACGGCGCCGACCGGGTCGCCGCCTGGGCCCGCCAGCGCGCGAACGTGCGCGCGTACGCGAAGCTCCTGATCGAGCGCGAGGAGACCCTCGTGCGCGAGCACCAGAACGACACGGTCGTGCATCCGAGCGTGCTCGAAGCCCAGCTCGCCGACGTCTTGCCGAAGAACACCGTGATGGTCCAGGAGAGCTCGACGGCGCGGACGACGCTGCTGCCGTTCGGGTATCAGGGGATGGCCTGGACGCGCAGCGGCGGCGGGTCGCTGGGCTTCGGCGTGGGTGGCGCCATCGGCGCCAAGATCGCCGTCGGGCGCGAGCGGCCCGTGGTGCTGCACCTCGGCGACGGCGCGCTCACCTACAGCGCCGCGGGGTTCTGGACGATGGCCCGGTACAACACCGCGGTCCTCACCGTCGTCTCGAACAACGAGAGCTACCAGATCGTGCGCCACAACTGGGCCAAGGACATGCCGGACAGCAAGATGATCCGGGAGGGCAAGTATCCGGGGCTCTGGCTGAGCGCCCCCGCGACCGACTACGTCGCGCTCGCCCGCGCCCAGGGCGTGGAGGGCGAGTGCGTGCGGAGCACGAAAGAGCTGGAGCCGGCGCTCCGGCGCGGCGTGGACCGGATCACGCGCGACAACCGGCCGTACCTGGTCGAGGTGGCGGTCGCCCGCGAAGGGGTGGGCGCCGATTCGACCTGGTATCAGGACTGGCGGCTGTGAGCTGCGGGCGCCGGACGGAGCCGACGACGCGGACACGACGCGGGTTCTCGCGCGCGCTCCCGGTCCTCGCGGTCCTCGGCGCTATCGCCGCGTCGCTGTCGCCCGCCGTGGCGCAAAAAGGGCCGATCCGCATCGGCTTCCTGTCGCCGCTCACCGGCGGCGCCGCGCAGATCGGGCGGGACATGGTGAACGGGTTCGACATGTACCTGGAGGAGACGGGACACCAGATCGCCGGCCGGAAGGCCGAGGTGATCGTCGAGGACACCGCCGGCAACCCCGCGACCGCCATCACCAAGTTCCGCAAGCTCGTCGAGAGCGACCGCGTCCACATGGTGGTCGGCGAGACGTTCGCGCACATCGGGTACGCGCTGGCGTCGAAGGCCGACGAGTACCGGATGCCGACGATCTTCCCCGTGATCGCGGCCGACGACCTGACGCAGCGGAAGCCCTCGAAGTGGGTGGTGCGCCTCGGCTGGGCGTCGAGCCAGCCGTCGCATCCCTTTGGGGAGTACGCCGCGAAGACCCTCGGCTATAAGAAGGTCGCCGTGCTCGGGAGCGATTACGCGTTCGGCTACGAGGTGGTCGGCGGGTTCCAGAAGACGTTCGAGGAGGCGGGCGGGCAGGTCATCCAGAAGCTCTGGGCGCCGCTCGGCACCGTCGATCTGGCACCGTACCTCACGCAGATCAGGCGGGACGCGGACGCGGCGTTCGTCATCGTGGTCGCCGCCACCGCGCTCCGCTTCCCCGCGCACTATCAGGACGCCGGCCTGCGCGGCCGCCTGCCGCTGATCGGCGGCGCGGTCATCACGGACGAGTCCATCCTGCCGGGCTTCGGCGACGAGGCGCTCGGCATCGTCACGCCCCTCATGTACAGCGCGGCGCTCGATTCACCCGCCAACAAGCGCTTCGTCGCGGAGTACCGCAGGCGGTACGGCAAGGTGCCCTCGTACTTCTCGGAGACGTGCTACACGACCGCGCGCTGGATCAGCGAGGCGGCGCGCGCCGTCGGCGGCGCCGTGGAGGAGCGCGAGAAATTCCTGGCCGCGTTCGGCAGGATCGAGATCCCGGACGCGCCGCGCGGGCCCCTGAAGCTCGACGCCTGGGGCAATCCGATTCAGAACATCTACGTCCGCAGGGTGGAGCGGAAGGGCGGCGAGCTCCAGAACACGGTCATCCACACCTTCCCCGCGGTCTCGCAGTTCTGGACGTACAAGCCGGAGGAGTTCCTCAAGCAGCCGGTGTACAGCCGCGACTACCCGCCCTGCCGGCACTGCTAGCGGCGCCGCGCGATCAGCTGATCCTTCGCTCCCTCCACCCACGGGACGTCCTTCGGCAGAAGCACGGAGGCCGGGCGCACACGGTACGTGGCGGGATCGAGCCCGGGCGGCGGCACCCGCTGGGTCCGAAGCGCGATGGCCGCGTCCAGCAGGCGCTTGCGCGTGCGGATAATGCCCAGGTCCGCCCGGCCCAGCCGCTCGAGCGAGCGGTCGTACACCCCCTGGCTCTCCGTGATGGCCTTGTCCTGGCCGCCCAGGCCCGGCACGCCGAAGAACTTCCGCGTCCGCTGCGCCTCCCAGTCGGCGAGGTAGTCGTTGGCGAGGTTGGCGACGGGCCGGATGTCGCCGTAGGCCTCGCTGGTCGCCGGCGCGTACTCGGTGATGTGGATCCCCGAGCCGGTGCGGAACGCGGCGAGCTCGTCTGCGGTCACGGCGCGCGTGGGATGCCACGAGATGCACCAGTTCACGAGGTGGTCGTCGTCGACGGGGATCCACACGTGCGACTGCAAGAGGGCATCGCTCCCCACTTCCGGCGGCGGCATCGTGTGGAACGGGAGCAGGTACTGGGTGATGCGCCAGTAGTACTGCCCCGCCGGCGCCTCGCGCCGCGCTCCGATGAGGAGCCCGGTCTCCGTGTCGGCCACCTCGAGGTGCGGCGCCCGCTCGAGCTCGGACGCGAAGCCGAACCCGGCGGCGCCCCGGTCCAGGACACGCCGTGCCTCGGCGTCGCGCGCGTCGAGGATCCCGTGGAGGAACGAGATGTGCGCGGGGTCGACGCCGCCCTCGAGCGCCTGGAGGTAGTTGCAGTCCTGCCAGAACTTGGAGACGATCCGCTGGGCCTCCGGCACGAGGGCCCACTCGAGATCGGGCAGCCCGGGCGGCGGGCTGGCCGGCCCCATGTAGGCCCAGACGACGCCGCCGCGCTCGGCGCAGGCATACGCGAGCTGGATGACCTTGCCCTGGAAGCCGCCGCTCTCCGGCCGCTCGTTGGGCATGTCGATGCACCGGCCGCCCGGCTCGTACTGCCAGCCGTGGTAGACGCAGCGCAGACCCGGCTCCTCGTTGCGCGCGAAGTAGAGCGAGGCGCGCCGGTGAGCGCAGAACTCGCCGAGGAGGCCGACGCGGCCGTTCGGGGCGCGGAACGTCACCAGGTCCTCGCCCAGAAGCTTGACGCGCTTGACGCGGCCGCCGGGCACGAGCTCCGAGGACAGCACCACGGGGATCCAGTACTGCCGCATCAGATCGCCGATGAGCGTTCCCGGTCCCACCCTCGTCAACTGCGCGTTCTCTTCCGCGGTCAGCATCGCCGGTCCTCCTTCGGCGCGAGCGGTGGCGCGGCTGTACCGTAGCCCGGCTCGCGGGCCGGCGTCAATCGGCACGACGATTGGTAGATGTGGTTTAATCCGAAGCCAGACCGAGCGCGGAGGGTAAGGCGATGGCGACCCAGGCGACCGAGCCGCGGATGGAGCTGGAGCAGCACCTCCACATGTACCGCCAGATGGCGAAGATTCGCGCCTTCGAGGAGCAGGTGAACGAGCTCTACAAGAGCGCGAAGATGCCGGGGCTGGCCCACCTCTACGTCGGCCAGGAGGCGGTGGCCGTCGGCGTCTGCGAGGCCCTGCGCCGCGACGACTTCATCACGAGCACGCACCGCGGCCACGGCCACTGCCTGGCCAAGGGGGCGTCGGTCAACCGGATGTTCGCGGAGCTCCTCGGCAAGGAGCCGGGCTACTGCCGCGGCAAGGGCGGCTCGATGCACATCGCCGATCCCGAGACGGGCAACCTCGGCGCCAACGCGATCGTCGGCGGCTCGGCCGGCATCGCGACGGGCGCCGCCCTCTCCGCCACGATGCGCGGCACCGACCAGGTCGCCGTGTGCTTCTTCGGCGACGGCGCGCTCGGCCAGGGCCTCCTCTACGAGACGATGAACATGGCCGCGCTCTGGAAGCTCCCCGTCATCTACGTCTGCGAGAACAACCTGTATGGCGAGTACACGCCCTGCGGCGACACCATCGCCGGCGAGATCCTGGCGCGCGCCACCGCGTTCGCAATCCACGCCGAGAGCGTGGACGGCCAGGACGTCCAGGCGGTCAATACGACGATGCGCAGGCTGGTCGAGCGCGCGCGCCGCGGCGAGGGGCCGGCCTTCCTCGAGTGCAAGACCTACCGCTACTACGGTCACCACGTCGGCGACGTCAACCGGGAGTACCGCACGCGCGAAGAGGAAAAGGAGTGGATGTCCGAGAAGGATCCGCTCCTGACCCTGGCCTCACGGCTCACGGCGCAGGGGCTCGCCGACGCGAGCGTCTTCGAGCGGATCCAGACCGACGCGAAGGCGGAGATCGACGGCGGCGTGCAGTACGCGCTGGCCGCGCCGTACCCCGAGGCGAACGAGGTGGACGAAGACGTCTATGCGTGAGGTCGCGGCATCCTCACGCATTCGGCCCGGGTCATCGCCGTCATCCACGGAACTCGTTCACGGCCGCGTCCAGTGCCGCGAGCAGGTCGCGCCCGCGATGGAATCCACGCCGCATGACGAGCGTGAGCGACTCCCGCGCCTCGCCCAGGGCCGCGGTATCCGCACGAATGCGGCGAGATCCACGCGGTCGTACGGACGCGCGCGGTCGTCTCGCGCGAGGACCTTCAAGGCAATGAGATGGCCGAGCCGAGCGACCGGTACCCCGAACCCTGGTACGGCCTCGATCGGCTCCGCCGCAGCCACGATCTCGGGTTCGATCCCGGAAGAGGCGAAGAGCAGGTCGACGACTGCCCCTCGGACGTCTTCACCTGCGAGCGCGAGCCGGACGGTCGCCAGGCGTTCCACGGCGTCCTGTTCGATCGCCGCGACGACGCGCCAACCGCGCCCCTGGAGGTCGCGGACGAGAGCCTCGGCGTCGCGATCGCCGGCAACGAGCACCGCGAGATCGGCGTCGCGCGTAAATCGGGGTTCGGTGCGGGCGGACACCGCCAAGCCGCCGACCAGCGCAAACCGACGGCCGAGCTCCCGGAGGTCCGTGACGATGCGCCGGAGCGCGGCTTCGGCGCGGCTCAGGGACGTGCCGGCGGCCAGGAGATGGAACGGCCCCAGCCGTCGCCGTGCTCGGCGCCCGGGCGCGTTTCGAGCCAGGCGACCAACATGGCTTCGATCTCCCCGTCCGTGGCGTCGGGATGCTCTCGGCGGAGTTGCGCGCGGCGCATCGACTCGCCCAGCGCACAGAGATCGAGTGCCGTTCGCAATCGTGCCGCCAATGCGTCCGGAGAGTCGTCAGCCACAGGGTCATTGTAAGTCGTTCCCCGTGGGGAAGAAAATTGCTCCGCGTCAGGTCCGAGATGGCCTACCGCCGTCTTGACTCCGCGCCCAGGCTGGAGCAGCCCTGGTGGGGCAGCGTGGCGGCGGCGCCGGCGCGGGTCACACCGATCAGCAGAGGGCGATCATGAGTGAACGCGAGCTGACGTACGGCGAGGCGGTCCGCGAGGCGATCGTGAAGAGGATAGGCGACATGAAGATGATGAGCCAGATTCGCTTCACCCTCGCTACCAGATCCAGCCACTCCAGGAGATTTTTCGTACTGACCGGCATGGAGATAACGCGACTCTAGCGTCAACGAGTGTCAATCCTCAAGAGAAAGATGACCCCCTCGACTCCTGCGATCGTGCCGAGCGGAGCGGTCGTGTCTCGGAGGCGCCGCAGGCTGTTCTCCACATATCCACAGCCGTCCACAATGCGAAATTGCCACGGTCTGATGCGGATCGAGAAGCTATAGCCTCGAAAACCCCCGATCCTGCGGTCCACGACGAGACACCGCCTATAAACACCGCGCTGCGCCGGCGTTTGCGACATCTCACGTGCGCTTTCGCCGCTGTTAATGCGGCCGAGCGAGGCCTTGACACATTGATCGGCCGGCTTCATCGTCCCGGCAAGCCACAGCAAGCGAAGTCGCGACCCAGGGAGATTCGATGGACTCGGAGTTGTTGAGGCAAAGCCGCACGTCGTTCGCGAAGGGGCCGACCTCGATCCACGCGACAGGAGTGCAGGGCGGCAGCACGCTACTCGACTTTGGAGCCGCCCGACCAGCTCAGCGTCACTTCGTCTCGTTCCGCGCGGAGCGCCCGCGGTGCCTCGCGTGTGGAGCGGCGGTGAATGGTATCGGGGAGTGGCTTCGTTCAGCGTGTTCGGGCTAGGCTTCCGACCGAGT encodes:
- a CDS encoding nucleotidyl transferase AbiEii/AbiGii toxin family protein, producing the protein MSARTEPRFTRDADLAVLVAGDRDAEALVRDLQGRGWRVVAAIEQDAVERLATVRLALAGEDVRGAVVDLLFASSGIEPEIVAAAEPIEAVPGFGVPVARLGHLIALKVLARDDRARPYDRVDLAAFVRIPRPWARRGSRSRSSCGVDSIAGATCSRHWTRP
- a CDS encoding Rieske 2Fe-2S domain-containing protein; protein product: MLTAEENAQLTRVGPGTLIGDLMRQYWIPVVLSSELVPGGRVKRVKLLGEDLVTFRAPNGRVGLLGEFCAHRRASLYFARNEEPGLRCVYHGWQYEPGGRCIDMPNERPESGGFQGKVIQLAYACAERGGVVWAYMGPASPPPGLPDLEWALVPEAQRIVSKFWQDCNYLQALEGGVDPAHISFLHGILDARDAEARRVLDRGAAGFGFASELERAPHLEVADTETGLLIGARREAPAGQYYWRITQYLLPFHTMPPPEVGSDALLQSHVWIPVDDDHLVNWCISWHPTRAVTADELAAFRTGSGIHITEYAPATSEAYGDIRPVANLANDYLADWEAQRTRKFFGVPGLGGQDKAITESQGVYDRSLERLGRADLGIIRTRKRLLDAAIALRTQRVPPPGLDPATYRVRPASVLLPKDVPWVEGAKDQLIARRR
- a CDS encoding thiamine pyrophosphate-binding protein; protein product: MRKTITGTGGMLLLQTLKDAGVDYLFTNPGSAETGIFAALAEDGDQRLVVGKHEGLVAAMADGYHRLSGKVGVIIAHVMGGSYQLAGQLFNAQVAGSSLLVIAGDWASELQDYRGLAPFPGLSQAESMRPLTKEARCAYTVHTNPAAITVATIRALREATTPPTGPVYLSISAALLNREGLEAEIGEGAQYKIEPPGPARRQTVEAIARRLGEAQCPVLMFGDDVWRDGAAAEAVRLAETLEAPVFSTRQIFANFPSRHPLYCGMYPVSKEFEKVTGLRPDVIFLVGCQGVHGSVAEPCVMQIGPNPLLMGRHYPLDLAAQCELRETLRSLGEALMRLHGADRVAAWARQRANVRAYAKLLIEREETLVREHQNDTVVHPSVLEAQLADVLPKNTVMVQESSTARTTLLPFGYQGMAWTRSGGGSLGFGVGGAIGAKIAVGRERPVVLHLGDGALTYSAAGFWTMARYNTAVLTVVSNNESYQIVRHNWAKDMPDSKMIREGKYPGLWLSAPATDYVALARAQGVEGECVRSTKELEPALRRGVDRITRDNRPYLVEVAVAREGVGADSTWYQDWRL
- a CDS encoding thiamine pyrophosphate-dependent dehydrogenase E1 component subunit alpha, coding for MATQATEPRMELEQHLHMYRQMAKIRAFEEQVNELYKSAKMPGLAHLYVGQEAVAVGVCEALRRDDFITSTHRGHGHCLAKGASVNRMFAELLGKEPGYCRGKGGSMHIADPETGNLGANAIVGGSAGIATGAALSATMRGTDQVAVCFFGDGALGQGLLYETMNMAALWKLPVIYVCENNLYGEYTPCGDTIAGEILARATAFAIHAESVDGQDVQAVNTTMRRLVERARRGEGPAFLECKTYRYYGHHVGDVNREYRTREEEKEWMSEKDPLLTLASRLTAQGLADASVFERIQTDAKAEIDGGVQYALAAPYPEANEVDEDVYA
- a CDS encoding penicillin-binding protein activator, producing MSCGRRTEPTTRTRRGFSRALPVLAVLGAIAASLSPAVAQKGPIRIGFLSPLTGGAAQIGRDMVNGFDMYLEETGHQIAGRKAEVIVEDTAGNPATAITKFRKLVESDRVHMVVGETFAHIGYALASKADEYRMPTIFPVIAADDLTQRKPSKWVVRLGWASSQPSHPFGEYAAKTLGYKKVAVLGSDYAFGYEVVGGFQKTFEEAGGQVIQKLWAPLGTVDLAPYLTQIRRDADAAFVIVVAATALRFPAHYQDAGLRGRLPLIGGAVITDESILPGFGDEALGIVTPLMYSAALDSPANKRFVAEYRRRYGKVPSYFSETCYTTARWISEAARAVGGAVEEREKFLAAFGRIEIPDAPRGPLKLDAWGNPIQNIYVRRVERKGGELQNTVIHTFPAVSQFWTYKPEEFLKQPVYSRDYPPCRHC
- a CDS encoding ABC transporter substrate-binding protein, producing KPMPGHAWAPSLAESWTASKDGLTVDFLLRKGVRFHNGDTVSADDVKFSFDRYKGAGAKLLKDRVRDVQVVDPGRVRFHLKEPWPDFMTFYGTSATGAAWIVPKKYVEKVGDDGFKKAPIGAGPYRVVSFTPGVDLVMEAFEGYWRKVPSVKRLVFRSMPDETTRAAALKAGDVDIVYLLSGPTAADVKRTPGLRLAAARPPGVAFLDLPEQWDPKSPWHDRRVRLAASYALDRSALNEAETLGLSRPTGALIPRVLEFARAYDPLAYDPAQAKKLLAEAGYPNGFDAGDLTPFPPFFSLAEAIGNYLQAVGIRTRVRAMERAAFLTAWREHKIKGVVMGLGAPAGNAATRIEVYVTKNGIYASGVVPEIEDLYQRQARELDRKKREAVLYQIQQIMHDRVLHVPIYELAFLWGIGPRVEEACVDWIKGFAYSAPYEDLKVKAPR